A section of the Puniceicoccus vermicola genome encodes:
- a CDS encoding sirohydrochlorin cobaltochelatase encodes MLKIHIIRLTTLTICAITSVFGASAGEKEAAPQQGILLATFGTSDPDALAAFENIATMTRERFPGVPIYWAYTSDFIRKKMARQGVELDSPLAALSRMRDAGIDEVAIQSLHVIAGIEYEEILDAVAAFQSTHLQFGRVEIGGPLLFSAADIEKTSEAILANAAEFRKPGDMLILMGHGSGDHPADITYVATNAIIRAQDPTACLGTVEGHPTFDQVLSKIEEQNPESVTLFPFMSVAGDHAHNDMAGDEPDSWKSQLESRGIECTAVLQGMGESPEIVEIWLSHLDEAMNQLGANEHVAAH; translated from the coding sequence ATGCTAAAAATACACATAATTAGACTCACTACTTTAACAATCTGCGCAATCACGAGCGTCTTCGGTGCTTCTGCCGGGGAAAAGGAAGCCGCTCCCCAGCAGGGCATTCTTCTCGCAACTTTCGGCACGAGCGATCCAGACGCCCTCGCTGCGTTTGAGAATATTGCCACGATGACTCGCGAACGTTTTCCGGGGGTTCCAATCTACTGGGCCTACACCAGCGATTTCATCCGCAAGAAAATGGCCCGGCAGGGAGTGGAACTAGATTCGCCGCTGGCGGCTCTCTCACGCATGAGGGATGCGGGCATCGACGAAGTGGCCATCCAATCGCTGCACGTGATCGCCGGAATAGAATACGAGGAGATCCTGGATGCGGTCGCCGCTTTTCAATCCACCCATCTCCAATTCGGCCGAGTCGAGATCGGCGGGCCTCTCCTGTTCAGCGCAGCCGACATTGAAAAAACCTCCGAAGCGATCCTCGCGAATGCGGCAGAGTTTCGCAAACCCGGAGACATGCTCATCCTCATGGGGCACGGTTCCGGTGATCATCCTGCCGATATCACCTACGTGGCCACCAATGCTATCATCCGTGCCCAAGATCCCACGGCTTGCCTGGGAACCGTCGAAGGGCATCCCACCTTTGATCAGGTTCTTTCTAAAATCGAAGAACAGAATCCGGAAAGCGTCACTCTCTTCCCCTTTATGTCCGTCGCGGGGGATCACGCCCACAACGACATGGCGGGCGACGAACCTGATTCCTGGAAATCCCAGCTGGAAAGCCGGGGAATCGAGTGTACCGCCGTGCTGCAAGGCATGGGCGAATCACCCGAGATCGTCGAAATCTGGCTCAGCCACCTCGACGAAGCCATGAACCAACTAGGAGCCAACGAACATGTCGCAGCCCACTGA
- the cobI gene encoding precorrin-2 C(20)-methyltransferase: MSQPTDIKSPATGELAGVGIGPGAVRYLTLEAVEALRNADILIDIASAQSSESVSMRVIDELGECPGERVHFITPMSRDLAKREVNWQKHARTTANWLREGKKIAYVTLGDPLIYSTFGYLRRAVLALEPTARIRAIPGITSFQAAASRTGETLLENEEILTLMPATASPEKRKQVLPGTDTAVVLKASRNKPSLFAEIDESLQTQSFLYATRLEQPDEAVTQDPSEAESLPDTYLSLFIAKRRNHDL, from the coding sequence ATGTCGCAGCCCACTGACATTAAGAGCCCTGCCACGGGAGAGCTAGCCGGTGTCGGTATCGGCCCTGGGGCTGTCCGGTATTTGACTCTTGAAGCCGTCGAGGCCCTGCGCAACGCGGACATCCTCATCGACATCGCCAGCGCTCAATCATCGGAAAGCGTTTCGATGCGCGTCATCGATGAACTCGGAGAGTGCCCCGGCGAGCGAGTCCATTTCATCACACCGATGTCGAGAGATCTCGCCAAGCGTGAAGTCAATTGGCAAAAGCACGCACGCACGACGGCCAACTGGCTCCGCGAGGGAAAGAAGATCGCCTACGTCACCCTTGGCGATCCCTTGATCTACAGCACCTTCGGCTACCTGCGAAGGGCGGTTCTCGCCCTCGAACCCACCGCTCGCATTCGCGCTATCCCGGGAATCACCTCCTTTCAAGCCGCCGCCTCACGCACTGGAGAAACCCTTTTGGAGAACGAAGAGATCCTCACTCTGATGCCGGCCACCGCCTCTCCGGAGAAACGAAAACAAGTCCTCCCAGGGACGGATACCGCTGTCGTTTTGAAGGCTTCGCGCAATAAGCCGAGCCTCTTTGCTGAGATCGATGAGTCACTCCAAACTCAGTCTTTCCTCTACGCAACCCGGCTTGAACAACCGGACGAAGCCGTGACCCAGGACCCGTCCGAAGCCGAGTCTCTCCCGGACACCTACCTCTCTCTCTTCATCGCCAAACGCCGCAACCATGACCTTTGA
- a CDS encoding precorrin-8X methylmutase, which yields MNTREESITWNWSGAQVEAESFRRIEAEIGDHGLSPEHWRVGRRMIHTCTDFRLVENLSFHGSPVPAALTALRDGASIYCDSNMIRSGISVPKLKKFNSDYERESIHCYVSDPEVASLAARNNTTRALAAIEKGRPIIDGGIVLIGNAPLALAGICRMIEAGELMPRLVIGMPVGFVNVIESKRWLARTDVPHIVLHGRLGGSPLAVSALHGIMESGL from the coding sequence ATGAATACGAGAGAAGAGAGTATCACCTGGAACTGGTCCGGGGCCCAGGTCGAGGCAGAGAGTTTTCGCCGCATCGAAGCGGAGATCGGCGACCACGGGCTCTCTCCCGAGCACTGGCGGGTCGGCCGCCGGATGATCCATACCTGCACCGACTTCCGTCTCGTCGAAAACCTGTCCTTTCACGGAAGCCCTGTCCCCGCAGCTCTCACCGCCCTCCGCGACGGTGCCTCCATTTATTGCGACTCCAACATGATTCGCTCGGGCATCTCCGTCCCCAAGCTGAAGAAATTCAATTCGGACTACGAACGGGAGAGCATCCATTGCTACGTTTCGGACCCGGAGGTAGCCTCCCTTGCCGCCCGAAACAACACCACCCGTGCTTTGGCCGCCATTGAGAAAGGTCGTCCAATCATCGACGGAGGGATCGTGCTCATCGGGAATGCGCCCCTCGCCCTCGCTGGGATTTGCAGAATGATCGAGGCGGGCGAACTCATGCCTCGTCTCGTCATTGGAATGCCCGTTGGATTCGTCAACGTCATCGAATCCAAACGATGGCTGGCCCGTACGGATGTCCCTCACATCGTTCTCCACGGGCGACTCGGGGGCAGCCCTCTCGCAGTCAGCGCCCTGCACGGGATCATGGAGAGCGGCCTGTGA
- the cbiD gene encoding cobalt-precorrin-5B (C(1))-methyltransferase CbiD, which translates to MNKNLPTPVLPTTAPGPGLRTGFSTGAYLSATAVAAWLRLEGRAVKDSISILFPDGELRSVNIDGEEPLSANGHAAWAAKDAGEDVDKTHGLIIRSQLQRSTLPLRPEDTRETDFVEVTGSLTVVLRGGKGVGLVTRKGLDVPPGKPAINPTPRKMLLENLSELPHGNWRTVWIEVSIEGGEKVARRTLNPTLGVVGGLSILGTSGQVIPCSHAAYVATIEILIRGAALNHFSEIALVTGGRSHRWLKTQYPDFEDTAIVRFGDFIEQSLAICQRHGIPCIRIVCMAGKLAKYALGITNTHADKAAQSPTRVADLLISEGMESESLQHASDCRSVRELLDGLETENRRQAIQILKSLAAKQLQAWAHPSRIHLHVLDTTGKRELP; encoded by the coding sequence GTGAACAAAAACCTCCCAACGCCGGTCTTGCCGACCACCGCACCCGGGCCTGGGCTTCGGACAGGGTTCAGCACTGGCGCGTATTTGAGTGCGACCGCGGTGGCCGCCTGGCTGCGCCTCGAAGGGAGAGCTGTCAAAGATTCGATCTCCATCCTCTTTCCCGATGGAGAGTTACGAAGTGTGAACATCGACGGAGAAGAACCTCTCTCTGCAAATGGACATGCAGCCTGGGCCGCGAAAGATGCCGGCGAGGATGTGGATAAAACCCATGGCCTGATCATCCGCTCCCAGCTTCAACGCAGCACGTTGCCCCTCCGGCCCGAAGATACCCGGGAAACGGATTTCGTAGAAGTTACCGGAAGCCTGACCGTCGTCCTTCGAGGCGGAAAAGGAGTCGGACTCGTTACCCGCAAAGGGCTTGACGTTCCTCCCGGAAAGCCAGCCATCAATCCAACACCGCGAAAGATGCTGCTGGAGAACCTTTCCGAGCTCCCCCATGGCAACTGGCGGACGGTCTGGATCGAGGTAAGCATTGAAGGCGGCGAGAAAGTGGCTCGAAGGACCTTAAACCCAACTCTCGGAGTTGTCGGAGGGCTATCGATACTGGGCACCTCCGGCCAAGTGATCCCATGCTCCCATGCCGCCTATGTGGCCACCATCGAGATCCTCATCCGCGGGGCGGCCCTCAATCATTTTTCTGAAATCGCCCTGGTCACCGGAGGACGCAGTCACCGCTGGCTCAAAACCCAGTATCCCGATTTCGAGGACACGGCCATCGTTCGCTTTGGTGATTTCATCGAACAATCGCTCGCGATCTGCCAACGCCACGGAATCCCATGCATCCGGATCGTTTGCATGGCCGGCAAACTCGCCAAATACGCTCTCGGCATCACGAACACTCATGCCGATAAAGCCGCACAATCCCCGACCCGGGTGGCCGATTTACTCATCAGCGAGGGAATGGAGTCAGAGAGTCTCCAGCACGCATCGGATTGCCGTAGCGTCCGCGAGCTCCTCGATGGGCTTGAGACCGAAAACCGCCGTCAAGCCATTCAAATCTTAAAGTCACTCGCCGCGAAACAACTCCAGGCCTGGGCACACCCCTCGCGTATCCACCTGCACGTACTCGACACCACCGGAAAGAGAGAACTTCCATGA
- a CDS encoding SAM-dependent methyltransferase: MKLQTVLNALDSHRLHRAPEWDDSLRTILIRHEADLVLLDSPPNPQIWKEGIDGFIAVDGTLCFRHGDPLGIALRQLFVHCVTFVGAAPSLKQCTLEAIEAIEEADVCLHDTLFDPSILRKLKPGATLFNVGKRCGKHAVRQSDINRLILNHARMGLRVARLKAGDPGIYGRLCEETDALTDHGLPFHVQPAVSSLSVATTGSGLLLTRRGCHRGFTVMTPRCAGGVIGELNPSSMDLPIILFMASHIVRESIENLRKNGLKAHTPAAIIYDAGTPSEEIIEGTVETLPDIVDQLPRRTGLVYLGEGVTHGLWPKFGPLAGEKFQLPDDAPDEVLHRLHDLGGSRSPNPEAPMILDLETLEALALRRFVRNLAPCAA; this comes from the coding sequence ATGAAACTCCAAACCGTACTCAACGCACTCGATTCCCATCGGCTCCACCGCGCACCGGAATGGGACGACAGCCTACGCACCATCCTGATCCGCCACGAAGCGGATCTCGTCCTGCTGGACAGCCCTCCCAATCCGCAAATCTGGAAAGAGGGAATCGACGGCTTCATCGCTGTGGACGGCACCCTCTGCTTTCGCCATGGGGATCCGCTCGGAATTGCCCTCCGCCAACTCTTCGTTCATTGCGTAACCTTCGTCGGAGCAGCACCCAGTCTCAAACAATGCACTCTCGAAGCCATTGAAGCCATTGAGGAGGCCGATGTCTGCCTCCACGATACCCTTTTCGACCCGAGCATCCTTCGAAAGCTGAAACCTGGGGCAACCCTCTTCAACGTCGGCAAACGCTGTGGCAAACACGCGGTGCGTCAGTCCGACATCAACCGCCTCATCCTCAACCATGCGCGGATGGGTCTTCGAGTCGCCCGCCTCAAAGCGGGGGATCCGGGAATCTACGGGCGCCTCTGCGAGGAAACCGACGCGCTGACCGACCACGGACTTCCCTTTCACGTCCAACCGGCAGTGAGTAGTCTCTCCGTCGCGACTACGGGAAGCGGTCTCCTCCTCACCCGCCGAGGATGCCACCGCGGATTCACGGTCATGACCCCGCGATGTGCGGGCGGAGTAATCGGAGAACTCAACCCGTCTTCGATGGATTTGCCCATCATCCTCTTCATGGCCTCTCACATTGTTCGCGAGTCGATCGAGAATCTCCGCAAGAATGGCCTCAAGGCCCATACCCCCGCCGCTATCATCTACGACGCCGGAACCCCCAGCGAAGAGATCATCGAAGGAACCGTCGAGACCCTCCCCGACATCGTCGACCAACTACCCCGCCGGACAGGACTGGTCTATCTTGGCGAGGGAGTCACCCACGGTCTTTGGCCCAAATTCGGCCCCCTTGCCGGAGAGAAATTTCAACTTCCGGACGACGCCCCCGACGAGGTTCTCCATCGTCTCCACGACCTCGGCGGCTCCCGTTCTCCCAACCCGGAGGCTCCGATGATTCTCGATCTGGAAACTCTCGAAGCTCTCGCGCTGCGACGGTTCGTGAGGAACCTTGCGCCCTGTGCCGCATGA
- the cbiE gene encoding precorrin-6y C5,15-methyltransferase (decarboxylating) subunit CbiE, with the protein MAHPIHIISCGTCREDLTQASAEAVRHCDILYGGKRLLDWFDEPGFRKIPLTASLDAEIQDLRDLSEDHPIAVLASGDSLFFGIASRLRASVPLDQLVIHPGISAMQAASSRLALDWHQARFFSIHGRNIPLPWRPILQSPLAVIYGDNQRSPSWIAQELLRRYPESANRQAHIAENVGSPAERILSLPLGKIPEQETRGLSMLILEGKNSRQFAPLSLGLPDETYEHENNLITHPEIRAIALAKLQLRPGVLWDLGAGSGSVGLEAAGLVGQLSVHSVEKDPQRTAMIETNRTTQGLSDFTVWNEKISVALPQLPDPSSVFIGGGGREIRHLVETAFERLQPGGRIVATAILADSVAQLSSTLPDSRLEWLEVSVRRAKPLAHSSIMQLDNPINLFVFEKPIAS; encoded by the coding sequence ATGGCACACCCCATCCACATCATCAGTTGCGGCACCTGCCGTGAAGATCTGACTCAAGCTTCGGCCGAAGCCGTCCGGCACTGTGACATTCTCTATGGGGGTAAGCGATTGCTGGACTGGTTCGACGAACCCGGTTTTCGCAAGATCCCCCTGACTGCATCCCTCGACGCCGAGATACAAGATCTGCGAGACCTCAGTGAGGACCACCCAATCGCCGTTTTGGCTTCGGGAGACTCCCTCTTCTTCGGAATCGCAAGTCGACTGCGCGCAAGCGTTCCTCTCGATCAGCTTGTCATCCACCCCGGAATCAGTGCGATGCAAGCCGCATCCTCCCGGCTGGCCCTCGATTGGCATCAGGCACGATTTTTCAGCATTCACGGTCGGAACATTCCTCTTCCCTGGAGGCCTATCCTACAAAGTCCCCTCGCCGTGATCTACGGCGACAACCAACGCTCCCCGTCCTGGATCGCCCAAGAGCTCCTCAGGCGCTACCCCGAATCTGCCAACCGGCAGGCACATATCGCAGAGAATGTGGGATCTCCCGCAGAACGGATCCTCAGCCTCCCCCTCGGGAAGATCCCCGAGCAGGAAACCAGGGGCCTATCGATGCTAATCCTCGAAGGAAAGAACTCTCGTCAATTCGCCCCCTTGAGCTTGGGTCTCCCCGATGAAACCTACGAACACGAAAACAACCTGATCACCCACCCGGAGATTCGGGCTATTGCTTTAGCCAAACTGCAGCTACGACCGGGAGTCCTCTGGGATCTCGGCGCCGGAAGTGGTTCGGTCGGATTGGAGGCCGCGGGCCTGGTCGGTCAACTCTCGGTTCACAGCGTTGAGAAAGATCCCCAACGCACGGCGATGATCGAGACCAACCGCACCACCCAGGGCTTGAGCGACTTTACGGTATGGAATGAGAAGATCAGCGTCGCCCTTCCCCAGCTCCCCGACCCTTCCTCGGTCTTTATCGGAGGCGGAGGACGGGAGATTCGTCATCTCGTTGAAACCGCATTTGAGCGTCTGCAACCCGGAGGGCGAATCGTCGCCACCGCAATCCTCGCCGACAGCGTTGCCCAACTCTCTTCCACCCTACCGGACTCTCGCCTCGAATGGCTCGAGGTCTCCGTCCGCCGAGCCAAGCCCCTGGCGCACAGCTCGATCATGCAACTCGACAATCCCATTAACCTCTTCGTCTTCGAAAAACCAATAGCCTCGTGA
- the cobM gene encoding precorrin-4 C(11)-methyltransferase produces MKPGTITFAGAGPGAPDLLTVRVHTAIAEADLIVYAGSLVSPEVMAHARPDCAKHDSAPLNLEQITDLMINAAKEGKKVLRLHTGDPSIYGATAEQMRILDQAGITYETIPGVSAAFAAAAALNVELTQPGISQSMTITRRAGRTPVPDGEELSSFAAHGSSLALYLSISDMAGVVQDLLAPGAFTPETPAAVVYRASWPDETIVRGTLADIAEKVQTAGIRRQAIILVGAALLGQGEDSLLYAKNFAHGYRNRSSEPVSLSPSLVTPFLRFGGRIALYGLTETGCETARSLSRLLNATAFTSKKHYQEMENEICFDPRRLAPLIARNWRRFDAHVCVMASGIVVRKIAPLLESKETDPAVVVLDEQKTYAQSLVSGHIGGANRLCQDISQLTGAQAVLSTASDVHGHTAFDELSATRGWRIENMDSLKDLNSALVEGKSIGLLGFSESERAVYEDQSNLHPITEESQLAEVDALVTLDAEPLPDFAGPCLRLTRLPLVVGVGCRKGVPSEMIASAIRETCARYGLDEPRIEQLASVELKKEEPGILAVAEANGWKTHFLPSSELEKQASPNPSNFVAKTVSTPSVAEAACLAVGQGRLLAPKQKLGPVTISIGTMGPLTLRQGAASNSADARGKIVAIGIGPGTRAGMTHEAEDAIRYADCVVGYSSYCRQVEWLTGKENVFSTGMRSEIERCDEAVRRAADGKTVALICSGDAGVYGMAGLALERVEVLGELQRVDVEVIAGVTSSCSAAAAVGAPLMNDFATVSLSDLLTPREIIEKRIDAVVTSGMACALYNPRSRKRQALLDEVLAKFSAARGEQTPTAIVRDAGRPKEWSWVGPLCDMPIEEINMTTMVLIGNEQSLISNGRFYTRRGYEKKESY; encoded by the coding sequence GTGAAACCTGGAACCATTACTTTCGCCGGAGCCGGCCCTGGCGCTCCCGACCTGCTCACCGTTCGCGTCCACACGGCTATCGCCGAAGCGGACCTCATCGTCTACGCCGGTTCTCTCGTCAGCCCCGAGGTCATGGCCCACGCCCGGCCGGACTGCGCAAAGCATGACAGCGCTCCGCTGAATCTTGAGCAAATTACTGATCTCATGATCAACGCCGCGAAGGAGGGCAAAAAAGTCCTTCGGCTCCATACCGGTGATCCCTCAATCTACGGGGCGACGGCCGAGCAAATGCGGATTCTCGATCAAGCCGGCATCACTTACGAAACCATCCCCGGCGTCAGCGCCGCCTTCGCCGCCGCCGCCGCACTGAATGTGGAACTGACCCAACCGGGCATCAGCCAGAGTATGACTATCACCCGCCGGGCCGGACGCACTCCCGTCCCCGACGGGGAGGAGCTCTCTTCTTTTGCCGCGCACGGATCCTCCTTAGCTCTGTATCTGAGCATCAGCGACATGGCCGGAGTAGTCCAAGACCTGCTCGCGCCCGGAGCCTTTACTCCCGAGACCCCCGCCGCTGTCGTCTACCGGGCCAGCTGGCCGGATGAAACCATCGTCCGTGGAACCCTCGCCGATATTGCCGAAAAAGTGCAAACTGCGGGCATCCGACGCCAAGCCATAATCCTCGTCGGTGCAGCTCTTCTCGGCCAGGGGGAGGATTCCCTTCTCTACGCCAAGAATTTTGCCCACGGCTATCGCAACCGCAGCAGCGAGCCCGTCTCGCTCTCCCCTTCCCTCGTGACCCCGTTTCTTCGCTTCGGAGGGCGGATCGCTCTCTACGGGCTCACCGAAACCGGATGCGAGACCGCACGCTCATTGTCCCGCCTGCTGAATGCCACCGCCTTTACCAGCAAAAAGCACTACCAGGAGATGGAGAACGAGATTTGCTTTGACCCACGCCGATTGGCCCCACTGATTGCCCGGAATTGGCGACGCTTTGATGCTCACGTCTGTGTTATGGCTTCGGGCATCGTCGTACGGAAAATCGCCCCTCTCCTCGAATCCAAGGAGACCGATCCCGCCGTCGTGGTCCTCGACGAGCAGAAGACCTATGCGCAGAGCCTCGTCAGTGGGCATATCGGAGGAGCCAACCGCCTCTGCCAGGACATCTCCCAGCTCACCGGAGCCCAGGCCGTCTTATCTACTGCATCCGACGTCCACGGACACACGGCATTTGACGAGCTCTCCGCTACCCGCGGATGGCGTATTGAGAACATGGATTCGCTCAAGGATCTTAACTCGGCCCTCGTCGAAGGAAAATCCATCGGACTTCTTGGTTTCAGTGAGTCAGAAAGAGCTGTCTACGAAGATCAATCGAACCTCCACCCGATCACAGAGGAATCCCAGCTCGCCGAAGTCGACGCGCTGGTCACCCTGGATGCCGAACCGCTCCCGGATTTTGCCGGCCCTTGCCTTCGCCTCACCCGCCTACCCTTGGTCGTTGGAGTAGGCTGCCGAAAAGGAGTCCCCTCCGAAATGATCGCATCGGCAATTCGTGAAACTTGTGCCCGATACGGTCTGGACGAGCCGCGAATCGAGCAGTTGGCTTCCGTCGAACTCAAGAAGGAGGAACCAGGGATCCTCGCAGTCGCCGAGGCCAACGGGTGGAAAACTCATTTCCTCCCCTCTTCCGAACTCGAGAAGCAGGCTTCCCCAAACCCTTCAAACTTCGTAGCGAAAACCGTATCGACCCCATCCGTTGCCGAAGCCGCGTGCCTTGCAGTCGGCCAAGGTCGATTACTCGCACCCAAGCAAAAGCTGGGACCCGTTACCATCTCGATCGGCACAATGGGGCCACTGACCCTCCGCCAGGGCGCAGCATCCAACTCGGCGGACGCCCGAGGAAAGATCGTGGCCATCGGAATCGGCCCAGGAACGCGGGCGGGTATGACCCATGAAGCGGAAGATGCCATTCGCTACGCCGACTGCGTTGTCGGATACAGTTCTTACTGCCGCCAAGTCGAGTGGCTCACCGGCAAAGAAAATGTCTTCTCGACCGGCATGCGCTCGGAAATCGAACGTTGTGATGAAGCCGTTCGCCGTGCCGCTGACGGAAAGACGGTGGCCCTCATCTGTTCCGGAGATGCTGGAGTATATGGCATGGCCGGATTGGCTCTGGAACGAGTCGAGGTTCTCGGCGAACTTCAAAGAGTCGACGTGGAAGTCATCGCCGGAGTGACGTCCTCCTGTTCCGCAGCAGCAGCTGTCGGAGCACCGTTGATGAATGACTTCGCCACGGTGAGTCTCTCCGATCTGCTAACACCCCGCGAAATCATCGAAAAGCGTATCGATGCCGTCGTCACTTCCGGTATGGCCTGCGCTCTCTACAATCCCCGCAGTCGAAAACGGCAAGCGCTCCTCGACGAGGTCTTGGCAAAGTTCTCCGCCGCCCGCGGAGAGCAGACACCCACCGCGATTGTTCGCGATGCGGGTCGTCCGAAGGAGTGGTCCTGGGTGGGCCCCCTTTGCGATATGCCAATCGAAGAAATCAACATGACCACCATGGTCCTGATCGGAAATGAGCAATCCCTCATCAGCAATGGTCGCTTCTACACGCGCCGCGGATACGAGAAAAAAGAAAGTTACTGA
- a CDS encoding cobyrinate a,c-diamide synthase — protein sequence MTPAFHRFCIAGTQSGAGKTTVSLGLMAALRKRGFRVQPFKCGPDYIDTGHHRHAAGVRSRNLDSWMMPAKAVRDSFARGSTQADVAICEGVMGLFDGASPTELSGSSAEIAKLIDSPVVLVVNARAMSRSIAALVAGFTHFEPGVNICGVIANQVGSEHHASLLREALASSSLPPLLGWLPRDPQFSLPERHLGLIADTEANSLQERIEVLAKAMERYIDLDLLLSTTSGSRPSLLNPHPPRPTRDLRLGLARDPAFHFYYEDNLDALRSKGVELIEFSPLQDGSLPRDLNGLYFGGGFPEQFAQELSSNQPMLESIRNFAQQDRPIFAECGGFMYLCREIRMPDGTTWPLSGIIPGDCLMREKRQRLGYSQATTRTGSLFGPMGTRLRGHRFHWSEVILDSGIDPLFHLESARGIPEPEVGIQYDSISASYFHPHFASNPEALDAWVEALSRTEAPV from the coding sequence ATGACCCCGGCCTTCCATCGTTTTTGCATCGCCGGCACCCAATCCGGTGCGGGAAAGACTACCGTCTCTCTCGGGCTCATGGCCGCCCTGCGAAAACGAGGATTTCGGGTTCAACCGTTCAAATGTGGCCCCGATTATATCGACACGGGTCATCATCGCCACGCCGCTGGGGTGCGTTCCCGCAATCTAGATAGCTGGATGATGCCCGCAAAAGCGGTGAGAGATTCATTCGCCAGAGGGAGCACCCAGGCAGACGTCGCAATCTGTGAGGGGGTCATGGGTCTTTTCGACGGGGCCAGCCCGACCGAACTCAGTGGCAGCTCAGCAGAAATCGCCAAGCTGATCGATTCCCCGGTCGTCCTAGTCGTCAACGCCCGGGCCATGTCCCGATCAATCGCGGCTCTGGTGGCGGGCTTCACCCATTTCGAGCCGGGAGTGAATATCTGCGGAGTCATCGCTAACCAAGTCGGCAGCGAACACCATGCCTCGCTTCTTCGTGAAGCCCTCGCTTCTTCAAGTCTCCCTCCTCTGCTCGGATGGCTCCCTCGTGATCCACAGTTTTCACTGCCCGAAAGACACCTCGGATTGATTGCCGACACCGAGGCGAATTCCCTCCAAGAGCGAATCGAGGTTCTCGCGAAGGCAATGGAGCGTTACATCGATCTCGATCTCCTTCTCTCCACGACAAGCGGAAGCAGGCCCAGCCTCCTGAATCCCCATCCGCCCCGTCCTACCCGCGACCTCCGGCTCGGTCTCGCCCGTGATCCGGCCTTTCACTTCTACTACGAAGACAATCTCGATGCCCTCCGGTCGAAGGGAGTCGAACTGATCGAGTTTTCTCCCCTGCAAGATGGATCCCTCCCCCGTGATTTGAATGGTCTCTACTTCGGCGGGGGCTTTCCCGAACAGTTTGCCCAGGAGCTCTCGAGCAACCAGCCGATGCTGGAAAGTATCCGAAATTTTGCCCAGCAGGATCGACCCATCTTCGCCGAATGTGGAGGGTTTATGTACCTGTGCCGGGAAATCCGGATGCCGGATGGAACAACCTGGCCTCTCTCGGGAATCATCCCAGGGGACTGCTTGATGCGAGAGAAACGCCAGCGTCTCGGATACAGTCAAGCGACGACACGGACTGGGAGCCTCTTCGGCCCCATGGGCACCCGATTGAGGGGTCATCGTTTCCACTGGTCGGAAGTCATCCTTGATTCGGGCATCGACCCTCTTTTCCACCTCGAAAGCGCGCGGGGAATCCCGGAGCCGGAAGTGGGAATTCAATACGATTCGATCTCCGCCTCCTATTTTCATCCCCATTTCGCCTCCAACCCGGAGGCGCTTGATGCTTGGGTCGAAGCCTTATCCCGAACCGAAGCCCCCGTATGA
- a CDS encoding cob(I)yrinic acid a,c-diamide adenosyltransferase gives MSAESKRHYLHLYTGNGKGKTTAASGLVLRGVAQGWKVFFGQFIKNSPSGEISLLRERFPEVTVEQFGRGFFLRRAPEPADLEAAVNGLQRLQKVAEAEEHRMIVADELLIALKYELISPSAVLHLADTCSTRAELIFTGRYAPDWLIERADLVSEIQPLKHYYQAGVPARKGIER, from the coding sequence ATGAGCGCGGAATCAAAACGTCACTACCTGCATCTCTACACGGGCAACGGTAAGGGCAAAACAACCGCTGCCTCCGGTTTAGTTCTGCGCGGGGTCGCACAAGGGTGGAAGGTATTTTTCGGCCAATTCATCAAGAACAGCCCGAGCGGAGAGATCTCCTTATTGAGAGAGCGCTTTCCGGAGGTGACGGTCGAACAATTCGGTAGAGGCTTCTTTCTCCGCCGTGCGCCCGAGCCCGCAGACCTCGAGGCAGCGGTGAACGGCTTGCAAAGACTGCAAAAGGTAGCCGAAGCCGAAGAGCACCGAATGATCGTCGCTGACGAGCTCCTGATCGCTTTGAAATACGAGTTGATCAGCCCATCTGCGGTGCTCCACCTGGCGGATACCTGCAGCACCCGGGCCGAGCTAATATTTACCGGACGCTATGCCCCGGATTGGCTCATCGAGAGAGCAGACCTGGTCTCCGAGATCCAACCCTTAAAGCACTACTATCAAGCCGGAGTTCCGGCGCGAAAGGGAATTGAGCGATGA